Proteins found in one Arachis stenosperma cultivar V10309 chromosome 8, arast.V10309.gnm1.PFL2, whole genome shotgun sequence genomic segment:
- the LOC130944855 gene encoding seed linoleate 9S-lipoxygenase-2-like, whose amino-acid sequence MFSGVAGMLNRGHKIKGTVVLMRKNVLDVDTFTDVAATANIGGLIGTGINVIGSTVDALTAFLGRSVSLQLISSTQSDENGNGKVVKDTFLEGIIASLPTLGAGESAFSIHFEWDDSMGIPGAFYIKNYMQVEFFLKTLTLEDVPNQGTIHFVCNSWVYNSKLYKSPRIFFSNKPYLPSETPAPLVKYREEDLKNLRGDGKGERQEHERIYDYDVYNDLGNPDRNENHARPILGGSTTFPYPRRGRTGRYPARNDPNSEKPGDVYVPRDENFGHLKSSDFLANSIKFLTRYVLPAFESVFDLNLTPNEFDSFQDVRDLYEGGIRLPTEVISTISPLPVIKELFRTDGEQVLKFPPPHIIQVNKSAWMTDEEFAREMIAGVNPCMIRSLQEFPPKSNLDPTIYGDQNSKIPAEVLDLEGCSLEEAINGRRLFILDYHDVFMPYVRRINETHAKAYATRTILFLKEDGTLKPVAIELSLPDPDGDKSGAISKVILPAKEGVESTIWLLAKAYVIVNDSCYHQLMSHWLNTHAVIEPFVIATNRQLSVIHPIYKLLSPHYRDTMNINALARQNLINSDGIIERTFLPSKFSLEMSSAVYKNWVFTDQALPADLIKRGMAVEDSSSPYGIRLVIEDYPYAVDGLEIWFAIKKWVQDYVSLYYPTDNDLKKDPELHNWWKEAVEVGHGDLKDKPWWPKMQTVEELVESCTTIIWTASALHAAVNFGQYPYGGLILNRPTLSRRLLPEQGTAEYEEMVKSHQKAYLRTITPKLETLIDLTTIEILSKHASDEVYLGERDNPHWTFDSRALEAFQRFGNKLSEIEEKLTEKNKDGRLSNRIGPVELPYTLLHPTSNEGLTFRGVPNSISI is encoded by the exons ATGTTTTCAGGGGTAGCCGGAATGCTCAACCGAGGCCACAAGATCAAAGGGACTGTGGTCTTGATGCGCAAGAATGTCCTGGACGTTGACACCTTTACTGATGTTGCTGCCACCGCCAACATCGGAGGCCTCATTGGCACCGGCATCAACGTCATTGGCTCCACCGTTGACGCCCTCACCGCCTTCTTAGGCCGCAGTGTCTCCCTCCAGCTCATCAGTTCTACTCAATCCGACG AGAATGGCAACGGAAAAGTTGTAAAGGATACATTTCTGGAAGGTATTATTGCGTCGTTACCAACCTTAGGAGCTGGAGAATCTGCATTCAGCATTCATTTTGAATGGGACGATAGCATGGGAATCCCTGGTGCATTTTACATCAAGAACTATATGCAAGTTGAGTTTTTCCTCAAGACCTTAACTCTTGAAGATGTTCCAAACCAAGGAACCATCCATTTTGTTTGCAACTCTTGGGTTTACAACTCTAAACTCTACAAATCCCCACGCATTTTCTTCTCCAACAAG CCATATCTTCCAAGTGAAACACCAGCTCCACTTGTTAAGTACAGAGAAGAAGACCTGAAAAATTTAAGAGGTGATGGAAAAGGGGAGCGTCAGGAGCATGAAAGAATTTATGATTATGATGTCTACAATGATTTGGGGAATCCGGATCGGAACGAAAACCATGCTCGCCCCATCCTTGGAGGTTCTACCACTTTCCCTTACCCTCGCAGGGGAAGAACTGGTAGATATCCTGCAAGAAATG ATCCTAACAGTGAGAAACCAGGGGATGTTTATGTTCCTAGAGATGAAAACTTTGGACACTTGAAATCTTCGGACTTCCTTgcaaattcaataaaatttttgactCGGTATGTGCTGCCAGCTTTTGAATCTGTGTTCGATTTGAATTTGACCCCAAATGAGTTTGATAGCTTCCAAGATGTTCGTGATCTCTATGAAGGCGGAATTAGGCTACCTACGGAAGTAATTAGCACAATTAGCCCCTTACCCGTCATCAAAGAACTCTTCCGAACCGATGGCGAACAAGTCCTCAAGTTTCCACCACCTCACATCATTCAAG TGAATAAATCTGCATGGATGACTGATGAAGAATTCGCAAGAGAAATGATTGCTGGTGTAAATCCTTGCATGATTCGTAGTCTTCAA GAGTTTCCTCCAAAAAGCAATTTGGATCCCACAATCTATGGTGATCAAAACAGTAAGATACCTGCAGAAGTTCTTGATCTTGAAGGGTGCTCACTAGAAGAG GCAATTAATGGTCGGAGACTGTTTATATTAGATTACCATGATGTGTTCATGCCATATGTGAGGCGAATAAATGAGACCCATGCAAAAGCATATGCCACTAGGACTATCCTTTTTCTGAAAGAGGATGGAACATTGAAGCCAGTGGCCATTGAATTAAGCTTGCCAGATCCTGATGGAGATAAATCAGGTGCTATCAGTAAAGTTATCTTACCTGCAAAGGAAGGTGTTGAAAGCACAATTTGGCTACTAGCCAAAGCTTATGTCATAGTAAATGACTCATGCTACCATCAACTCATGAGCCATTG GTTGAATACTCATGCAGTTATTGAGCCATTTGTGATAGCAACAAATAGACAGCTAAGTGTGATTCACCCAATTTATAAACTTTTATCTCCACACTACCGTGACACTATGAACATCAATGCACTTGCTAGGCAGAATCTGATTAATTCTGATGGCATAATAGAAAGAACCTTCTTGCCCTCCAAGTTTTCTCTGGAGATGTCTTCAGCTGTTTATAAGAACTGGGTTTTCACTGATCAAGCACTACCTGCTGATCTCATCAAGAG AGGAATGGCAGTGGAGGATTCATCTTCTCCTTATGGAATTCGTCTTGTAATAGAAGACTACCCTTATGCTGTTGATGGACTAGAGATATGGTTTGCCATTAAGAAATGGGTCCAAGATTATGTCTCATTGTACTATCCAACAGACAATGATCTCAAAAAAGACCCTGAACTCCACAACTGGTGGAAAGAAGCTGTTGAGGTAGGTCATGGTGATTTGAAAGACAAACCATGGTGGCCAAAGATGCAGACAGTTGAAGAGTTAGTTGAATCATGCACAACCATAATATGGACGGCGTCAGCGCTCCATGCAGCCGTTAATTTTGGACAGTATCCATATGGAGGGCTTATACTGAACCGTCCAACACTTAGCAGAAGATTGCTTCCTGAACAAGGCACTGCAGAGTATGAAGAGATGGTGAAGAGTCACCAAAAGGCTTATCTGAGAACAATTACACCGAAATTGGAGACTCTTATTGACCTTACAACCATAGAAATCTTATCAAAGCATGCTTCTGATGAGGTGTATCTTGGAGAGAGGGATAATCCACATTGGACATTTGATTCAAGAGCATTAGAAGCATTTCAGAGATTTGGGAACAAACTGAGTGAGATTGAGGAGAAGCTAACAGAGAAGAACAAAGATGGGAGACTGAGTAATAGAATTGGGCCAGTTGAATTGCCATACACTCTGCTTCATCCTACTAGCAATGAAGGGTTGACTTTTAGAGGAGTTCCAAACAGCATCTCTATCTAA
- the LOC130943601 gene encoding mitochondrial import inner membrane translocase subunit TIM23-1-like, producing MAYQPPDHEPDSDSKKEIRLYNPYKDLGILNQNLYKLPSSPEYLFIEEAERKRRSWGENLTFYTGCGYLGGAIGGGARGLVDGVKSFESGDTLKLRINRILNSSGHTGRTWGNRLGIIGLLYSGIESAMTETRDTDDVWNSVVAGLGTGALYRISGGVRSAAVAGAVGVVVAGTVVTVKQAFKRYAHLA from the coding sequence ATGGCGTACCAGCCCCCCGATCACGAACCAGACTCCGATTCCAAGAAAGAAATCCGCCTCTACAACCCATACAAGGACCTCGGGATTCTAAATCAAAACCTCTACAAGCTCCCATCCTCGCCGGAGTACCTCTTCATCGAGGAGGCTGAACGTAAGCGTCGATCCTGGGGTGAGAACCTCACCTTCTACACTGGCTGCGGTTACCTCGGTGGCGCCATCGGCGGCGGCGCTCGAGGCCTAGTAGACGGCGTCAAATCCTTCGAGTCCGGCGACACGCTCAAGCTCCGGATCAACCGTATTCTGAACTCTTCCGGCCACACTGGACGTACTTGGGGGAACCGTCTCGGCATCATAGGCTTGCTCTATTCCGGGATTGAGAGTGCGATGACGGAAACGAGAGACACCGACGACGTGTGGAACAGCGTGGTGGCGGGACTCGGCACCGGAGCGCTGTATAGGATTTCGGGAGGCGTGAGATCTGCGGCCGTGGCAGGCGCAGTTGGAGTAGTGGTGGCCGGAACTGTTGTGACGGTTAAGCAGGCTTTCAAACGCTACGCACATCTTGCGTGA